One Pagrus major chromosome 15, Pma_NU_1.0 DNA window includes the following coding sequences:
- the gpr137ba gene encoding G protein-coupled receptor 137Ba, whose protein sequence is MAAPVTEKEPSPMDKSLPLPTLSPAVPPYVTLGLTVAYTVFYSLLFIFIYVQLWLVLRYRHKRFSYQTVFLSLCLLWSALRTVLFSFYFKNFVTANNLGPFPFWLLYCLPVCLQFFTLSLMNLYFAQVVFKAKSKYAPELLRYRLPLYLLFLFISLVFLVVNLVCALLVRMSSAEKHTVVLVRVAINDTLFVLCAVSLAVCLYKIAKMSLANIYLESKGTSVCQVTVIGAIVILLYSSRACYNLVVLGLSNKSINSFDYDWYNVSDQADLQSTLGDTGYIVFGVILFVWELLPTSLVVFFFRVRKPNQDRSGSGLPGHVFSSRSYFFDNPRRYDSDDDLAWSVMPQNIQASLAADSYEWGSQSSGIGAYIGGDDSYHLPPPPEELSHY, encoded by the exons ATGGCGGCCCCTGTGACGGAGAAGGAGCCGTCGCCGATGGACAAGTCCCTGCCTCTGCCTACCTTGAGCCCAGCCGTGCCGCCGTACGTCACTTTGGGCCTGACTGTAGCCTACACCGTCTTCTactccctcctcttcatcttcatctacGTGCAGCTCTGGCTGGTCCTGCGGTACCGACACAAGCGCTTCAGCTACCAGACGGTGTTCCTGTCCCTGTGCCTGCTGTGGTCGGCCCTGCGCACCGTGCTCTTCTCCTTCTACTTCAAAAACTTTGTCACAGCCAACAACCTGGGGCCGTTTCCCTTCTGGCTGCTCtactgcctgcctgtctgcctccaGTTCTTCACTCTCAGTCTCATGAACCTTTACTTTGCACAG GTTGTTTTCAAGGCAAAGTCCAAATATGCACCAGAGCTTTTAAGATACAG GCTGCCGCTGTAcctgctcttcctcttcatcagcCTGGTGTTTTTAGTTGTGAATTTAGTGTGCGCCCTGCTGGTGAGGATGTcctctgcagaaaaacacacgGTTGTGCTCGTGAGGGTCGCAATCAACGACACGCTGTTTGTCCTGTGTGCCGTCTCGCTCGCTGTGTGTCTCTACAAGATCGCTAAGATGTCACTGGCCAACATTTACCTGGAGTCCAAG GGGACATCAGTGTGCCAGGTGACAGTCATAGGAGCCATCGTCATCCTCCTGTACTCGTCCAGGGCCTGCTACAATCTGGTCGTCCTGGGTCTCTCAAACAAGAGTATTAACTCCTTTGACTACGACTGGTACAACGTGTCTGACCAG gcagattTACAATCGACTCTGGGCGACACTGGCTACATCGTCTTCGGAGTGATCTTGTTCGTGTGGGAGCTGCTTCCCACTTCCCTCGTAGTTTTCTTCTTCAGAGTCCGGAAGCCCAACCAAGACAGG AGTGGCTCGGGGCTTCCTGGTCATGTCTTCTCCTCCAGGTCTTATTTCTTCGACAACCCACGGCGTTATGACAGCGATGATGACCTGGCGTGGAGCGTCATGCCTCAGAACATCCAGGCCAG TCTGGCTGCTGACAGCTACGAGTGGGGGAGCCAAAGCAGCGGCATCGGTGCCTATATCGGAGGAGATGACAGCtaccacctccctcctcctccagaggaGCTCAGCCATTACTGA